The Pseudarthrobacter sulfonivorans genome includes a window with the following:
- the pth gene encoding aminoacyl-tRNA hydrolase — protein MTDTWLIVGLGNPGAEYKGNRHNVGQMVLDELAGRMGGKFKTHKARAQVLEGRLGIGGPRVVLSKPMSYMNVSGGPVSGLANFYGIDPEHVVAVHDEIDIPFNTIKLKCGGGEGGHNGLRDMSKALATKEYLRVRVGVGRPPGRMDTADYVLRDFGTAERKDLPFLLDGAADAVEMLVREGLTAAQQKFHPARSDVHE, from the coding sequence ATGACTGACACCTGGCTGATCGTTGGCCTCGGAAACCCCGGGGCCGAATACAAGGGCAACCGGCACAATGTCGGCCAGATGGTCCTGGACGAACTCGCGGGCCGGATGGGTGGCAAGTTCAAAACCCACAAGGCACGCGCCCAGGTGCTCGAAGGACGGCTGGGGATCGGCGGCCCCCGGGTGGTGCTGTCCAAGCCGATGAGCTACATGAATGTTTCCGGCGGCCCGGTGTCCGGCCTGGCAAATTTTTACGGCATTGACCCTGAGCATGTTGTCGCGGTGCACGATGAGATTGATATTCCGTTCAACACCATAAAGCTGAAATGCGGCGGCGGTGAGGGCGGCCACAACGGCCTCAGGGACATGTCCAAGGCGCTGGCCACCAAGGAATACCTCCGGGTACGGGTGGGCGTGGGCCGCCCTCCAGGGCGGATGGACACTGCAGACTATGTCCTGCGCGATTTTGGCACTGCAGAGCGCAAGGACCTTCCGTTCCTTCTCGATGGGGCGGCTGATGCCGTGGAGATGCTGGTCAGGGAAGGGCTGACTGCGGCCCAGCAGAAGTTCCATCCGGCCAGGTCAGACGTTCACGAATAA
- a CDS encoding 50S ribosomal protein L25/general stress protein Ctc, with translation MSEQKLAAEVRTEFGKGFARRARMANLIPAVIYGHGAEPIHITLPAKATTLAVRKANALLSLDVNGEEHLALVKDVQRDPIKQIIEHIDLLTVIKGEKVTVDIPVHIVGELAPGSVFNQELTVISLEAEATHLPTAIEVDIEGRSAGQHIHASDLVLPKGSVLLADADALVVHISEATEVSEEEAQADSAAAVAGE, from the coding sequence ATGTCTGAGCAGAAGCTCGCAGCAGAAGTACGCACCGAATTCGGCAAGGGCTTCGCCCGCCGCGCGCGCATGGCCAACCTGATCCCCGCCGTCATCTACGGCCACGGCGCCGAGCCGATCCACATCACGCTTCCGGCCAAGGCCACCACGCTTGCAGTCCGCAAGGCTAACGCCCTGCTGTCCCTGGACGTCAACGGCGAAGAGCACCTGGCCCTGGTCAAGGACGTCCAGCGCGACCCGATCAAGCAGATCATCGAGCACATCGACCTGCTGACCGTCATCAAGGGCGAAAAAGTCACCGTGGACATCCCGGTTCACATCGTTGGCGAACTGGCTCCGGGCAGCGTCTTCAACCAGGAACTCACCGTCATCTCCCTTGAGGCTGAGGCAACCCACCTGCCCACCGCCATCGAGGTCGACATCGAAGGCCGCTCCGCCGGACAGCACATCCACGCTTCCGACCTGGTCCTGCCGAAGGGTTCGGTCCTGCTGGCCGACGCCGACGCACTGGTTGTCCACATCTCCGAGGCCACTGAGGTCTCTGAGGAAGAGGCACAGGCTGACTCCGCAGCCGCAGTCGCAGGCGAGTAA
- a CDS encoding ribose-phosphate diphosphokinase — protein sequence MSEITARGEKKLVLAAGRAHPELAREIAKELGTELLPVDAYDFANGEIYVRAGESVRGTDAFVIQAHPAPLNNHLMEQLIMIDSLKRASAKRITVVSPFYPYARQDKKGRGREPISARLVADLYKTAGADRIMSVDLHTSQIQGFFDGPVDHLMAIPLLADYIRTRVAADNVTVVSPDTGRVRVAEQWAERLGGAPLAFVHKSRDLTVPNQAVSKTVVGQIEGRTCVLIDDMIDTGGTISGAVQVLKNAGAKDVIIAATHAVFSEPAAQRLSESGAREVVVTNTLPLTANQQFPQLTVLSIAPLIARAIREVFDDGSVTSLFDGNA from the coding sequence ATGAGCGAAATTACGGCACGCGGCGAGAAGAAGCTGGTGCTTGCCGCTGGGCGGGCGCACCCCGAACTGGCGCGGGAAATCGCCAAGGAGCTGGGTACCGAGCTGCTGCCCGTGGATGCCTACGACTTCGCCAACGGGGAGATTTACGTCCGCGCCGGCGAAAGCGTCCGGGGAACCGACGCGTTCGTCATCCAGGCCCACCCGGCTCCGCTGAACAACCACCTCATGGAACAGCTGATCATGATCGATTCGCTGAAGCGGGCCTCCGCCAAGCGCATCACCGTGGTGTCCCCGTTCTACCCGTATGCGCGGCAGGACAAGAAGGGTCGCGGACGCGAGCCTATTTCCGCCCGCCTGGTGGCGGACCTGTACAAGACCGCCGGCGCTGACCGCATCATGAGCGTTGACCTGCACACCTCGCAGATCCAAGGTTTCTTCGACGGGCCTGTGGACCACCTCATGGCCATCCCGCTCCTGGCCGATTACATCCGTACCCGCGTCGCCGCCGACAACGTCACCGTGGTGTCCCCGGACACGGGCCGCGTGCGCGTCGCGGAGCAGTGGGCCGAACGCCTGGGCGGAGCGCCGCTGGCGTTTGTGCACAAGAGCCGCGACCTCACCGTTCCCAACCAGGCCGTTTCCAAGACCGTTGTGGGCCAGATCGAGGGCCGGACCTGCGTCCTGATCGACGACATGATCGACACCGGCGGCACCATTTCCGGAGCGGTCCAGGTCCTGAAGAACGCCGGGGCGAAGGACGTCATCATCGCCGCGACGCACGCTGTCTTCTCCGAGCCCGCGGCCCAGCGGCTGTCCGAATCCGGCGCCCGCGAAGTGGTGGTCACCAACACGTTGCCCCTCACTGCGAATCAGCAGTTCCCGCAGCTGACGGTGCTGTCCATCGCACCGCTGATCGCCCGCGCCATCCGCGAAGTGTTCGACGACGGTTCGGTCACCAGCCTGTTCGACGGCAACGCCTGA
- the glmU gene encoding bifunctional UDP-N-acetylglucosamine diphosphorylase/glucosamine-1-phosphate N-acetyltransferase GlmU produces MIPENTGPAAVIVLAAGAGTRMKSRTPKILHEIGGRSMVGHALLAARSINPGRLALVVRHERDLVARHLNELDPEALIVDQDDVPGTGRAVEVAVQALDAQEKLAGTVVVTYGDVPLLTGSLLADLVATHEREANAVTVLTALLDDATGYGRILRGDDSSVTGIREHKDATETERLIREVNSGIYAFDADVLRDALVHITTDNSQGEKYLTDVLGLARQSGGRVAAVVTEDRWQVEGANDRVQLSALGAELNRRTVEAWMRAGVTVVDPATTWIDSTVALDEDVRILPNTQLHGATTVARDAVVGPDSTLTDVRIGEGAKVTRTHGSGAVIGADAAVGPFTYLRPGTVLGDTGKIGAFYETKNVTIGRGSKLSHLGYAGDAEIGEDTNIGCGNITANYDGEKKHRTVIGSGVRTGSNTVFVAPVTVGDGAYSGAGAVIRKDVPAGALVVSVAAQRNDEGWVVANRPGSRSAELAQAAASDSSHTPASTEEDQR; encoded by the coding sequence GTGATCCCCGAGAATACCGGCCCAGCCGCCGTCATTGTTCTGGCAGCAGGCGCCGGTACCCGGATGAAATCCCGTACCCCGAAGATCCTGCACGAAATCGGCGGCCGGTCCATGGTGGGCCACGCCCTTCTGGCAGCCCGCAGCATTAACCCCGGACGGCTGGCCCTGGTGGTCCGCCACGAGCGGGATCTGGTTGCCCGCCACCTGAACGAGCTGGACCCCGAAGCCCTGATCGTGGACCAGGACGACGTCCCCGGCACCGGCCGCGCCGTTGAGGTGGCCGTGCAGGCACTGGACGCCCAGGAAAAACTCGCAGGCACCGTCGTGGTCACTTACGGTGATGTTCCGCTCCTGACCGGCAGCCTGTTGGCCGACCTGGTGGCCACACATGAGCGGGAAGCCAATGCCGTCACCGTGCTCACCGCGCTGCTGGATGATGCCACAGGCTACGGACGCATTCTCCGCGGTGATGACAGCTCAGTGACCGGCATCCGCGAGCACAAGGATGCAACGGAAACCGAACGCCTGATCCGCGAGGTCAATTCCGGGATCTACGCCTTCGACGCCGATGTCCTACGTGACGCGCTGGTCCACATCACCACCGACAATTCGCAGGGCGAAAAGTACCTCACCGACGTGCTGGGCCTCGCACGGCAGTCGGGCGGTCGGGTTGCCGCCGTGGTCACCGAAGACCGCTGGCAGGTGGAGGGCGCCAACGACCGTGTGCAGCTCTCCGCCCTCGGCGCGGAACTGAACCGCCGCACTGTTGAAGCCTGGATGCGCGCCGGCGTCACAGTAGTTGACCCCGCCACCACCTGGATCGATTCCACCGTCGCCCTGGATGAGGACGTCCGCATCCTGCCGAACACGCAGCTGCACGGCGCCACCACTGTGGCGAGGGACGCCGTCGTCGGCCCCGACTCCACTCTGACCGATGTCCGCATCGGCGAGGGCGCCAAGGTGACCCGCACCCACGGTTCCGGTGCCGTGATCGGCGCGGACGCCGCCGTCGGCCCTTTCACCTACCTGCGTCCCGGCACAGTGCTTGGCGACACCGGCAAGATCGGTGCGTTCTACGAAACCAAGAACGTCACGATTGGCCGCGGCTCCAAACTTTCCCACCTCGGCTACGCCGGCGACGCCGAAATCGGCGAGGACACCAACATTGGCTGCGGCAACATCACGGCCAATTACGACGGCGAGAAGAAGCACCGCACGGTGATCGGCTCGGGCGTCCGCACAGGTTCCAACACAGTCTTTGTTGCACCGGTCACCGTGGGGGACGGTGCCTACAGCGGCGCCGGCGCGGTGATCCGCAAGGACGTCCCGGCAGGGGCGCTCGTCGTGTCCGTTGCAGCGCAGCGCAACGACGAGGGCTGGGTTGTGGCCAACCGCCCCGGCTCACGCTCGGCGGAACTGGCGCAGGCCGCCGCCTCAGATTCCTCACATACCCCAGCATCGACAGAAGAGGACCAGCGATAA
- a CDS encoding TetR/AcrR family transcriptional regulator has protein sequence MSNNPPRTRMTGVQRRSQLVDVGRGLFAARGLDGTTIEEIAACAGVSKPVIYEHFGSKEGLYTQVVDFEFHILLDSITAALTEEGKPRVLVERAALALLTYIEDRAEGFRILMRDAPPSQPEGAFSTLLSQVTARVEHILSDEFHRRGFSAQDGAMYAQMLVGMVAMTGQWWQDSRQPDKHTVAAHLVNLAWNGLTGLQKDPELRTEDSVRTDT, from the coding sequence GTGAGCAACAACCCACCCCGGACACGGATGACAGGCGTACAGCGGCGCAGCCAGCTGGTCGACGTCGGCCGTGGCCTTTTTGCCGCTCGCGGGCTCGACGGGACCACCATTGAGGAAATCGCGGCCTGCGCCGGCGTTTCCAAGCCCGTGATCTACGAACATTTCGGCTCCAAGGAGGGCCTGTACACGCAGGTGGTGGACTTCGAGTTCCACATCCTGCTGGACTCGATCACCGCTGCCCTGACCGAAGAAGGCAAGCCGCGCGTCCTGGTGGAACGCGCCGCCCTGGCCCTCCTCACCTACATCGAGGACCGGGCGGAGGGCTTCCGGATCCTCATGCGCGACGCACCGCCATCGCAGCCCGAAGGCGCTTTCTCCACCCTGCTGTCCCAGGTCACCGCCCGCGTGGAACACATCCTGTCCGACGAATTCCACCGCCGCGGCTTCAGCGCCCAGGACGGCGCGATGTACGCCCAGATGCTCGTGGGCATGGTGGCCATGACCGGCCAATGGTGGCAGGACAGCCGCCAGCCCGACAAACACACCGTGGCCGCGCACCTGGTCAACCTCGCCTGGAACGGCCTCACCGGCCTCCAAAAAGACCCCGAGCTCCGCACCGAAGATTCAGTGCGAACGGACACTTAA
- a CDS encoding ABC-F family ATP-binding cassette domain-containing protein has translation MAHLLGGENLTVSYATRTVLDGITLGLEEGDRIGMVGRNGDGKSTLMRLLAMRSTPDSGRVTKRSEVNIGYLDQSDVLDGDLTVGAAIVGDQADYEWARNPQIREVMGGLVSDVDWHANVHALSGGQKRRVALAKLLIEDHDVIMLDEPTNHLDVEGVAWLSRHLKTRWRANQGAFLVVTHDRWFLDEVCTKTWEIHDGIMDPFDGGYAAYVLARAERDRAANVMEGKRQMLVKKELAWLRRGAPARTAKPKFRIEAANALIADVPEPRDSTALSKMATARLGKDVLDLENVSLDFLGGDPGQKLFDNITLRLAPGERLGLVGVNGAGKTTLLKLLNGEIEPSSGKVKRGKTVVTAVLTQEVKELDDVSDLRVIEVIEREKRSFNVGGKEFTAGQLVEQLGFTNEKQWTPVRDLSGGERRRLQLLRLLVGEPNVLMLDEPTNDLDTDTLAAVEDVLDGWPGTLVVVSHDRYLLERVTDHQMALLGDGKIRALPRGVDQYLELRESALAGSTITGGGNPVTGPSGSSAPAASGSSEAEKRDARKAKNRIERQLGKLEQQEKKIHDQMVKSTAASDFDALADQNKKLKDLATDREALELEWMEALEVLGE, from the coding sequence TTGGCACACCTTCTTGGCGGCGAAAACCTTACGGTTTCGTACGCAACGCGCACCGTCCTGGACGGCATCACCCTCGGACTCGAGGAAGGTGACAGGATCGGCATGGTGGGCCGGAACGGCGACGGCAAGTCCACGCTGATGCGCCTCCTGGCCATGCGCTCCACCCCGGACTCGGGCCGGGTGACCAAGCGCAGCGAAGTCAACATCGGCTACCTGGACCAGAGCGACGTGCTCGACGGCGACCTCACAGTGGGCGCTGCGATCGTCGGCGACCAGGCCGACTATGAATGGGCCCGCAACCCCCAGATCCGCGAAGTCATGGGCGGCCTGGTGTCCGACGTCGACTGGCATGCGAACGTCCACGCCCTCTCCGGCGGGCAGAAGCGGCGGGTGGCGCTGGCCAAGCTGCTGATCGAAGACCACGACGTCATCATGCTCGACGAACCGACGAACCACCTCGACGTCGAAGGAGTCGCCTGGCTGTCCCGGCACTTGAAGACCCGGTGGCGGGCCAACCAGGGCGCCTTCCTGGTGGTCACCCACGACCGCTGGTTCCTGGACGAAGTCTGCACCAAGACCTGGGAAATCCACGACGGCATCATGGACCCGTTCGACGGCGGCTACGCGGCCTACGTGCTGGCCCGTGCCGAGCGTGACCGCGCGGCGAATGTCATGGAAGGCAAGCGCCAGATGCTCGTGAAAAAGGAGCTCGCCTGGCTGCGCCGCGGCGCTCCGGCCCGCACGGCCAAGCCGAAATTCCGCATCGAGGCCGCCAACGCCCTCATCGCCGACGTCCCCGAGCCGCGTGACTCCACAGCCCTGAGCAAGATGGCCACCGCCCGGCTCGGCAAGGACGTCCTGGACCTCGAGAACGTCTCCCTGGACTTCCTCGGCGGCGACCCCGGACAGAAACTCTTCGACAACATCACGCTGCGGCTTGCCCCCGGTGAGCGGCTTGGGCTCGTGGGCGTCAACGGCGCCGGCAAGACCACCCTGCTGAAACTCCTCAACGGCGAGATTGAGCCGTCATCCGGCAAGGTCAAGCGCGGCAAGACCGTGGTCACCGCCGTGCTGACCCAGGAGGTCAAAGAGCTCGACGACGTCTCGGACCTGCGCGTGATCGAAGTCATCGAGCGCGAAAAGCGGTCCTTTAATGTGGGCGGCAAGGAATTCACGGCGGGCCAGCTCGTGGAGCAGCTCGGCTTCACCAACGAAAAGCAGTGGACCCCGGTCAGGGATCTGTCCGGTGGTGAGCGCCGGCGCCTCCAGCTCCTGCGCCTGCTGGTGGGGGAGCCGAACGTGCTGATGCTCGATGAGCCCACCAACGACCTCGACACCGACACCCTCGCCGCCGTCGAAGACGTCCTTGACGGCTGGCCGGGCACGCTCGTTGTGGTCAGCCACGACCGTTACCTGCTGGAACGCGTGACGGACCACCAGATGGCGCTGCTTGGTGACGGCAAAATCCGCGCCCTGCCGCGCGGCGTGGACCAGTACCTCGAACTCCGCGAATCCGCCCTGGCCGGCTCCACGATCACCGGCGGCGGCAACCCCGTCACCGGTCCGAGCGGCAGCTCCGCCCCCGCAGCCTCCGGTTCCTCCGAAGCCGAAAAGCGCGACGCCCGGAAGGCCAAAAACCGGATCGAGCGCCAGCTGGGCAAACTGGAGCAGCAGGAAAAGAAGATTCACGACCAAATGGTCAAGAGCACCGCAGCATCAGACTTCGACGCCCTCGCCGACCAGAACAAAAAACTCAAGGACCTCGCCACCGACCGCGAAGCCCTGGAACTCGAATGGATGGAAGCCCTGGAAGTCCTCGGCGAATAA
- a CDS encoding 4-(cytidine 5'-diphospho)-2-C-methyl-D-erythritol kinase produces the protein MKAAAGKFPARTVRVKAPGKVNVSLDVGPLRADGYHSVASVYLAVSLYEEVAATSTETPGITVSISPDSTLDLDGVDIPLDEKNLAYKAAAIMADVSEHSTGVHLEITKRVPVAGGMGGGSADAAATLLACDALWNSGLSRDELAHLAAELGADVPFSLLGGTAVGLGVGDDLSPALAKAQTDWVLVAADYGLPTPEVFRTLDRLREAEGLDVAEPTAVDPKILQALRSGDADALSRVLVNDLQRASIELSPALRDTLGRGEALGALAGIVSGSGPTVALLTHNPAAAENLAEDLRHYGLTAFPVHGPVHGARIISDTLL, from the coding sequence GTGAAGGCAGCCGCCGGGAAGTTTCCCGCACGGACGGTCCGTGTGAAGGCGCCCGGCAAGGTCAATGTTTCCCTGGACGTGGGACCCTTGCGCGCTGACGGCTACCATTCAGTTGCCAGCGTGTACCTGGCCGTTTCCCTTTATGAGGAAGTGGCTGCCACCAGCACGGAGACCCCGGGGATCACCGTCAGCATCAGTCCTGACAGCACCCTGGACCTGGACGGCGTGGATATTCCGCTGGACGAGAAGAACCTGGCCTACAAGGCCGCAGCGATCATGGCCGATGTCTCCGAGCATTCCACCGGCGTGCACCTTGAAATCACCAAGCGGGTCCCCGTGGCCGGGGGCATGGGCGGCGGCTCGGCCGATGCCGCAGCCACCCTGCTGGCCTGTGACGCGCTCTGGAACAGCGGGCTGTCGCGGGATGAGTTGGCCCATCTGGCCGCCGAATTGGGTGCCGACGTCCCTTTCTCCCTCCTCGGCGGAACCGCCGTCGGGCTTGGCGTTGGCGACGACCTTTCGCCGGCACTGGCCAAGGCCCAAACGGACTGGGTCCTCGTGGCGGCGGACTATGGGCTGCCCACCCCCGAGGTCTTCCGCACCCTGGACCGGCTCCGGGAGGCAGAAGGACTGGACGTTGCCGAGCCCACGGCCGTGGATCCCAAGATCCTGCAGGCGCTGCGGAGCGGGGACGCCGATGCCCTGAGCCGGGTCCTGGTGAACGATCTGCAGAGGGCCTCCATTGAACTTTCCCCCGCGCTCCGCGATACGCTGGGACGAGGTGAAGCGCTCGGCGCCCTGGCCGGAATCGTATCCGGTTCCGGACCCACCGTGGCGCTGTTGACCCACAATCCCGCCGCCGCCGAAAACCTGGCGGAGGACCTGCGGCACTACGGGCTGACGGCATTCCCTGTCCACGGGCCCGTGCATGGCGCGCGCATCATCTCCGATACTCTCCTTTAA
- the rsmA gene encoding 16S rRNA (adenine(1518)-N(6)/adenine(1519)-N(6))-dimethyltransferase RsmA, with the protein MTEPTAAAPAPLFGASDIRRLAEEIGIRPTKTLGQNFVIDGNTIRRIVSVANIGPTETVLEVGPGLGSLTLGLLDAAQTVVAVEIDPVLAAKLPETVKAWRPDAAGAFHLVQADAMKVTSLPVEPTAIVANLPYNVAVPVVLHLLQHFPSLQHGLVMVQDEVADRLAAGPGSKTYGVPSVKAAWYSSMRKAGVIGMNVFWPAPKIQSGLVAFTRREPPETTATREQVFAVIDAAFAQRRKTLRAALAGWAGGAAEAERCLIAAGVAPSARGEVIDIHAFARIAEAREAGS; encoded by the coding sequence GTGACTGAACCGACTGCCGCCGCGCCCGCACCCCTCTTCGGTGCTTCCGACATACGCCGGCTGGCGGAAGAAATCGGTATCCGGCCCACCAAGACACTGGGACAGAACTTCGTCATCGATGGCAACACCATCCGCCGGATCGTCTCCGTTGCCAACATCGGGCCAACCGAGACGGTGCTGGAAGTCGGGCCCGGCCTTGGTTCCCTCACGCTGGGCCTGCTGGATGCCGCGCAGACGGTCGTCGCCGTCGAAATTGATCCGGTCCTGGCGGCAAAGCTGCCGGAAACCGTCAAAGCATGGCGGCCGGACGCGGCGGGCGCTTTCCACCTGGTCCAGGCGGACGCCATGAAGGTCACATCGCTTCCCGTTGAGCCCACCGCCATTGTGGCGAACCTGCCGTACAACGTGGCGGTGCCGGTGGTCCTGCACCTGCTCCAGCATTTCCCCAGCCTGCAGCACGGTCTGGTGATGGTCCAGGACGAGGTGGCTGACCGGCTGGCCGCGGGGCCAGGATCAAAGACCTACGGGGTGCCCTCGGTCAAGGCGGCCTGGTACAGCAGCATGCGCAAGGCCGGGGTGATCGGCATGAACGTCTTCTGGCCTGCGCCGAAGATCCAATCCGGGCTCGTGGCCTTCACCCGGCGGGAACCGCCTGAAACAACCGCCACGCGCGAGCAGGTGTTCGCCGTGATCGACGCCGCCTTCGCCCAGCGCCGGAAGACGCTGCGGGCCGCCCTGGCCGGCTGGGCCGGCGGCGCAGCCGAGGCCGAGCGCTGCCTCATCGCCGCAGGAGTGGCTCCATCGGCCCGGGGCGAAGTCATCGACATCCACGCCTTCGCCCGGATTGCCGAAGCCCGCGAGGCCGGGTCGTGA
- a CDS encoding resuscitation-promoting factor: MVKLFTTDGKFSFIKVGTQLVVLCALVLGLVAFVGNNKTVTLNVDGKVTSVQSFGGTVGQVVKSANVELKPADRVSPSADAKVENGTVINVNMAKAVKVSLDGSEKTINTTAPDVAGLVTELGVASSSSVSVPKDAQLAVAGSFVSISTPKTVSIVADGKASTATTTAGTVAQVLEDAGITLGVDDRTSQPGNAHVVNNMVVKVSRVDTSQTAATTEDVAFDSMTTESAELLKGEKEVTQAGVAGKVDKSFKLVMVDGREASRTLVSETVSVQPVTEKVTVGTKAKPAAAAGTNTGASAPAMMNEAMWDKIAQCESTGNWSINSGNGYYGGLQFDIQTWIGSGGGAYAPNASLATKAQQIDIANRVYAQRGLQPWGCGWAATS, from the coding sequence GTGGTCAAGCTCTTCACAACGGACGGCAAGTTCAGTTTTATCAAGGTGGGCACCCAACTGGTGGTGCTGTGTGCGCTGGTGTTAGGCCTCGTGGCCTTCGTCGGAAATAACAAAACCGTTACCCTCAACGTCGACGGAAAAGTGACTTCGGTCCAGTCCTTCGGCGGCACCGTGGGCCAGGTCGTAAAAAGCGCCAATGTAGAACTGAAGCCGGCTGACCGCGTCTCGCCATCGGCGGACGCCAAAGTGGAGAACGGCACCGTAATCAATGTCAACATGGCCAAGGCCGTGAAGGTCAGCCTGGACGGCTCTGAAAAGACCATCAACACCACGGCGCCGGATGTTGCGGGCCTCGTCACCGAACTGGGAGTGGCCAGCTCCTCCTCCGTTTCCGTCCCGAAGGACGCCCAGCTCGCCGTGGCCGGATCGTTTGTCTCCATCTCCACGCCCAAGACCGTCAGCATCGTTGCCGACGGCAAGGCCTCCACGGCCACCACCACCGCGGGGACCGTCGCCCAGGTGCTGGAGGACGCCGGCATCACCCTCGGCGTCGACGACCGTACTTCCCAGCCGGGCAACGCGCACGTGGTCAACAACATGGTGGTTAAGGTCTCCCGGGTGGATACCAGCCAGACCGCGGCCACTACTGAAGATGTTGCTTTCGACAGCATGACCACTGAGAGCGCTGAGCTTCTCAAGGGCGAGAAAGAGGTCACCCAGGCCGGCGTGGCCGGCAAGGTGGATAAGAGCTTCAAGCTGGTGATGGTTGACGGCCGCGAAGCCTCGCGGACGCTGGTCTCCGAAACTGTTTCCGTCCAGCCCGTGACGGAAAAGGTCACGGTAGGCACCAAGGCAAAGCCCGCAGCCGCCGCCGGAACGAACACCGGCGCCTCGGCCCCGGCCATGATGAACGAGGCCATGTGGGACAAGATCGCCCAGTGTGAGTCCACCGGAAACTGGTCCATCAACTCGGGCAACGGCTACTACGGCGGCCTCCAGTTCGACATCCAGACCTGGATCGGCTCCGGCGGCGGCGCCTACGCCCCCAACGCCAGCCTCGCCACCAAGGCACAGCAGATCGACATCGCCAACCGCGTGTACGCACAGCGTGGCCTGCAGCCGTGGGGCTGTGGCTGGGCCGCTACGAGCTAG
- a CDS encoding TatD family hydrolase, whose product MCNSLIPAAYRAAGADPADAGRQARQDYPPAPEPLPVPVMDNHAHLDFPDGESPVGIAAALDAAQAVGVQGAVQVGCDLESSRFTVRAVDLDSRLLGAVALHPNDAPDYARRGELEDALAEIEQLAAHPRIRAIGETGLDFFRTEGEGLAHQRYSFRRHIDIAKRLDLTLQIHDRDAHDDVVQVLREEGAPERVVFHCFSGDEALARICNAAGWNMSFAGTLTFKNAANLRAALAVADPDLVLVETDAPFLTPHPHRGRPNASYVVPYTVRAMAELTGTDLAELCTRISENTVRAYGSWY is encoded by the coding sequence ATGTGCAATTCGCTGATTCCCGCCGCTTACCGTGCCGCCGGAGCGGACCCTGCAGACGCCGGCCGGCAGGCGCGGCAGGACTATCCGCCGGCGCCGGAGCCGCTGCCGGTCCCCGTGATGGACAACCATGCGCACCTGGATTTCCCCGATGGCGAGAGCCCGGTGGGCATCGCCGCGGCGTTGGATGCGGCCCAGGCCGTCGGAGTGCAGGGGGCCGTCCAGGTGGGCTGCGACCTGGAGTCCTCCCGGTTCACGGTCCGCGCCGTTGACCTGGACAGCAGGTTGCTGGGGGCAGTGGCATTGCACCCCAACGACGCCCCGGACTATGCCAGGCGCGGCGAGCTGGAGGATGCGCTGGCGGAGATTGAGCAACTGGCCGCCCACCCCCGGATCCGGGCCATCGGCGAGACCGGCCTTGATTTCTTCCGCACCGAAGGGGAGGGCCTGGCCCACCAGCGCTATTCGTTCCGGCGGCATATCGATATTGCCAAGCGCCTGGACCTGACGCTGCAGATCCATGACCGCGACGCTCACGACGACGTTGTGCAGGTCCTGCGCGAGGAGGGGGCCCCGGAGCGGGTGGTGTTTCATTGCTTCTCGGGTGATGAGGCGCTCGCCAGGATCTGCAATGCCGCGGGCTGGAACATGTCCTTTGCCGGCACGCTGACCTTTAAGAATGCGGCTAACCTCCGGGCCGCGCTGGCGGTGGCAGACCCGGACCTGGTGCTGGTGGAAACGGATGCCCCGTTCCTGACTCCGCATCCGCACCGCGGCCGTCCCAACGCCAGTTATGTGGTGCCGTACACCGTCCGCGCCATGGCCGAATTGACAGGAACTGACCTCGCGGAGCTCTGCACCCGGATTAGCGAAAATACCGTGCGGGCGTACGGATCGTGGTACTGA